A region of the Thioploca ingrica genome:
TCAAGAGTGAGGAATAATTTCACTCGCTGTTATGAATCTATGAGTATATTAGGTCAATTTCGAGCCTTTAAAGAAGAATCACTCACTCGTCATACCCTGTTCAAAATCGGTATCTGGATTGCTGTAGTAATTATTTTTACCAATATAATCACTTATTTACAAGTATCAACCAAAATTGAAACCCAAATTTTTGCTCAATTAAAAAGTTACATTGCTGAACGTGGACGAGGAGAAAATAATATTTTCGAATTAGCTTTAGATAATCATGAGCTATTAAAAGAAGTTTTGCTAGAACAATTGCAATCACCACCAGATATGAATTACCAGGCTATTTTTGATAGCCACTTTACTCGTTATAAGGATGGTGTGATTCGTAATCGCGCGGAAGATTTTGATGGTGAAAAAAACAGTTGTGTTTATATTCACCCCACCTTGCCACTGAGCAATGAACTCAAACGTTTGGTCGTTATTTTTTATCAGTTGACCAATCAATATGGTCAAGCTTGGTTAAAGCGCTTCGATAACACCTATATTTTTACTGCCGATAATATTTTTACCCGCTTTTCGCCAGATTATCCCGCTTGGTGTGAAGAGGCGAAACCCGATTTTGATGTGAAACAAAAAGAATTTTATCAGTTGGCTGAACTTAAAAATAATCCCCAGCGAAAATCGGTTTGGACGGGGGTTTACTATGACTCAGAAGCCAGTCAGTGGTTTGTTTCCATCATTACCCCGGTGGTGTTAAATGGACAAAATATCGCTTATATTGGTAATAATATTGACCTGAATGAGCTATTAGAACGCACTCTCCGCCAACGTTTAGAAAATGGTTATAATATGATTATAGCGGCGGATGGACGTTTAATCGTTCACCCGCGCTGGATATACAAGATGATCGAGCGCGGTGGTCACTTTAATATCCGTACTGATGGCGATACGCAATTAAAGCATATGTTTGATCTGATCAGTGCGGTTGAAACCGAAGATGTTGTAGAAGATAAGGAAAACTATCAGTATTTAGGTGTCACCAAAATGGAAACCACCGGCTGGTATTTTGTGGTGGTATTTCCAAAAGTATTTTTTGCCCAAATTGCTTGGGAAACCGCCCAACTTATCCTGATTTTAGGTAGCCTATCTTTGTTGATTGTCCTGAGCATTTTATATGTGATTATGCATCGCCAAATTGCTAAACCACTGACGGAACTGCTGGTGGCCACTCGACGCTTGGGTAACCATGATTTTAATATGCACTTTGATTTTAAAAGAAAAGATGAATTAGGTCGGTTAGCGGAATCTTTTCAAACCATGGCCATGATTTTAGGTGCCCGAGAACAACAATTATTAGATTACGCTAATGATTTGGAAATTTATACCCTCGAATTGACTCGTGCTAAAGAAGCGGCTGAAGCCGCTAATATTACTAAAAGCCAATTCATTGCAAACGTTAGCCATGAATTACGAACCCCTTTAAATGCGATTATTGGTTACAGTGAAATGTTACAAGAAGATGCGGTGGATTTTGGAGAAGAAGGTTTTATTTCGGATCTGCAAAAAATTCATACCGCCGGTAGACATTTACTAGGTCTTATCAATGACATCTTAGATATTTCTAAAATTGAAGCTGGTAAAATGGATATTTACACCGAAACCTTTGATATCCAATCATTATTAGATGAAGTCGTCATAACGGTTCAACCGTTGGTAACCAAATCCGGTAATACTTTATTAATAGAATATGGCGATAATTTAAGTGAAATGCATGCTGATCTCACTAAAATTCGGCAGTCTTTATTAAATTTGCTCAGCAACGCGTCTAAATTCACTGAAAAAGGGGTGATTACTTTATCAGTTAAGCGTCATTCCCTGATTCCGGGTGACAAAAGAAGTGATTGGTTTGAATTCAGAATCACCGATACCGGTATCGGGATGACCGACACTCAAAAAAGGAAACTATTCCAAGCCTTTACCCAAGTAGATGCTTCCACGACTCGAAAATATGGTGGCACCGGTTTAGGTTTAGCGATTACTAAACGGTTTACTGAAATGATGGGTGGGAATATCAGTGTTGAAAGTGAATTAGGACGTGGTAGTACTTTTAAAATTCGGTTACCGGCTAAAGTCATCATCGGTAAAGCCGCGGCAACCCTGGAGATTCAAATGAAAACCCCCACGCCACCCTCCCCAGTAAAACCAATCGAGGTTAAGTCAATAACGAATACGACTCAATCAATTTAACTGATTTTAGTTAGTGTAGCCCAGATGGAACGAAGTGGAATCTGGGACTCCAGGCTATGTAAGGAAAATTTATGTCTACTCCCCAACAGTTTATTCCCTTAAAAATCGCGGTGTTAACGGTTTCAGATACTCGTACTGAAGCTAATGATAGTTCCGGCAAAATTTTGGTAGAACGTTTAACGACCGCTGGGCATCAATGTGCCGACAAAGTGATTGTTCCAGATAATATTTATCAAATTAGAGCGGTGGTTTCCAATTGGATTGTACATCCTGATATTCAAGTGATTATATCCACGGGCGGCACCGGCGTCACCGGGAGAGATGGGACACCAGAAGCCATTGATCCCTTATTAGACAAAAAGTTAGCTGGTTTTGGGGAATTATTTCGAGCGCTCTCTTACGAAGAAATTCAAACTTCAACTATCCAGTCAAGAGCTTTAGCTGGCGTTGCCAATGGAACTTATATTTTCTGTTTACCTGGTTCTGCTGGTGCCTGTAAAACCGCTTGGGATAAAATTATTCAAGCCCAACTAGATTATCGCACTCGCCCCTGTAATTTTGTCGAATTGATGCCCCGGTTATTGGAAACCTAATGTTTATTAATGGAGAGGAAATCGTTATGCCTCAACTGCTGAGTTTATCTCGAGCCGCCCGCTTAGTGGGTATCACGCGCAGTGCTTTGCAAAAAAGTATTCAAAGTGGTCAATTATCGACTTTTGAAGGTAAGGTTACCGTCACTGATTTACTTCGCGCCTATCCAGAAACCCAAATGGAAAACACCACCATGTTGGAACGGGTTGAGCGCATTAAAATCGAGGCTATCTATGAGCAGCGGCGCTCGGATACCACTACTTTACCCCATCCAGAAATCCTGATGGCACGTCTGACTAAATTGAGTAAAGAACTCGTTTCAACTAAAAATGAACTCAAAAAATATTTAGAATTAATTGAAGCGCTTTGGCAAAAAATCACTGAGTTAGAACAGATTGAAGATGCCCAATTACGCTCTCATTGCCATGCCCTGTATGAATGGTTGGTGAGTGAAAAACAAAGTTATTCGCAGATCATTAACGAAGCGGTTATACAACTCCTGGCTAAAGACACGGTACTACGTATTATGGCTGCTCATGTCAAGTTGATTCCCAGCGGACATGAATTTTTCATAGAAGGCAGCGCTTCTATTTTGGAAGCCGCGTTACAAGCCGGTATCGCTTTAAATTATGGTTGTAGTAGTGGTAATTGTGGTTTATGTAAAGCGCGGGTAGTGGTTGGCGAAGTTCAAAAAATTCGTCAACACGATTATGTTATCAGTGAGGCTGAAAAATTAATGGGTTATAAATTAATGTGTGCTCACACCGCTATAACCGATTTAATCATTGAAGCTGAGGAAGCTCATCATGTGACTGATATTCCATTTCAGCAAATTGAAGCCAAAGTCAAAAAACTGGAAAAAGTTACCCCGGATTCACTAATATTGTCTCTGCAAACACCACGCACTAAAACTTTACGCTTTTTTGCTGGGCAAATGGTTACTTTGCGCCTAGAAGGTGGTTTATCAGGGCATTACTTTATTGCGAGTTGCCCTTGCGATGGGCGTAATTTAGAATTTCATCTTGACCAATCGGCAGATAATTCCCTCACCGAACTAGCTTTCAAGCAACTGAAACTAGGACAATCGGTCAATATTGAAGGACCGAAAGGCGATTTTGTTTTGCAAGAGAATTCTACTCGCCCGGCTTTGTTTATGGCTTATTCACATGGATTTGCTCCCATCAAAAGTTTACTCGAACATGCTTTTGCTTTAGATACCATTGCTTCTTTCCACTTATATTGGCTAGCCAGTCATGAAAATGGGTTCTATCAAAATAATCTCTGTCGTGCTTGGGCAGATGCACTGGATAGTTTTCAATATACGCCGCTAGTCGCGACTAACGATGAACTGTCATTGAAGCAAGCATTATCGTCTATCCTGTTGGAATATTCTGATTTGAGCCGGTTTGAAGTTTATATCGCGGGTCCAGAATTGTTTATAACGGTAGTTAAAGGTCTGTTACAACAGCACCAGTTACCAACAACACAATTGCATTCAGCGGCTAGCGCTTGATAGTGATCCGGTGGAGTTTAGCAAAAAATTTTAATCTTACTCCACCACTATCTTAATTAACTAGTGTAACCATTCTTTATTGATGGAAAAAAGTATGACGGATTACCATATAAATTGCCTACGCCCACTCTTTACTGATGAATTGCTTAACCTATTACAACAAGGTATCTCGGTTAACCTCATTGCTCAAGCTGGACAAGGCAGAAAACGATTATTGGAAGATATCCAAACTGCTCACCTAAAAAATACTAAAATCATTATCGTCGATATAAAACATCATTTAAATAGTTACGATGACCTGATTCAAACCCTTTGGCAGCAGCTAGATGGAACCACTCAAGCACCCACAACTTGGGAAGAACTCATCGCGGCGATTAATAAGAAATATAATCGTACTATCATAGTCTTATATCATTTTGATGATTTGTTGGATAATCTCTCGATAGATAGTAAGTTTAATATCAATTTTTTCAATCAACTGGATAAGATAAGTCACAATCCACATATCTCTTTATTGTGCGTAACCAGTCAAGCGCATGATCAATCGATGGTCTGTACTGAAGGTCTGAAACGAAATTATTCCTGGTTAGATTTAGAAAAGAAAAAATTACCTAAGTTAAGCTATGATGAAATTCAATTTGAGTTGAAAAATCGCAATCTATCTCTTGCTGCTGAAGAATTATCTCAACTGACTTGGATCATACACAAACATACTTTGCCTTATACTTTACTCGATTTTTTAGCTGCAAAAATAGCTCATCAAGAAGACCCTGAACTGGCTTTTAGTGATCGAATGGAGAAATGGATTAAACAATTTGATGAGAGTAATCGTACTGAGGAATTACCGCGATTTATTTAGCCTATGGGTAACAAGCGTTTTACACCGAACCAAAACAAATAGTTAAGCGAGGGATAGGTTCTAAGTCGGGTGTGTCCTACACTGATTGTGCGTAGGACGCACCCGACTCAATGACTCACGTTACACACTAAACCATTTATCTCCCGTTCCTCCCTGCACCCGACTTCCAATCCAAGTATATAATTTAACATTTTCTCGAAGCAAACAGCCAACTTATCCAATAACGATACTTAAGTTTTAATTTTGAGAAATTGAATAAAATGAGTATTATCAACAATAAACCGAGATGAACCCAACCGATTCCTATCCAAGGAGAGATTTCTTCTCGTTCCACCCACTTTTTAAAGATACTTAATAAATTGTTATAAATAAGGTAAATGAGAATACCGATCACGATTTTAAAGTAGTGACTTTGGCGTGGTGTCGTATGAGAAAGTGGTATTGCCAATCCAGCTAGTAACACGACCATAATCGGTAGAGATAAACGCCATTGCAACTCGGCTTGATAAATGGGTGCCATTTTTTGAAATAATGACCCCGTTGGCAAAGCAGCCTGATTTTCACCGCGGTGGTTATCAATTTTTTTAGGAATTCTAATATGATGCTCACTAAACTGGGTGATAGTATAATTTAAACTACCCGGTTGATTTTCATAACGATGCCCATCAACCAAAACCAGATATAATTCTCCTTTATCCATTATTTGATAGCCTTGTTTAGCAACCAGGGTAATTCGCTTATTGGGTAAATTAATTTGCACAAACAGTGTTTGCATCGTATTGGTCTTATTATCGAGTTTTTCAACATAAAAAGTGCCTTTACCTTGACTAAATTCTTTAAAGCGACCGGCAGCAATACCGCCTACTTCAGCAACCGTTTGTAATTGAGTTATTAGGATATCACGTTGGTTTTCTGCCCAAGGAGCCAATATTAAAGATAATAAGCTAATAACCCCTGCAAAAATAAAACTAGATATAAAAATACTCATGACCGGTACCGGTATACCACAAGCGGCCATCGCTGTTATTTCATTATCTTTATATAATCTTCCCAAAGCTAATAAGAGCGCTAAAAAGAAACTTAATGGCAAAATAAGCATTAAGTCGGTTAGTAACCGTAAGGCAACTAATTGAAAAATAAAAGCAGCCGGTAAAATGCCGGTAGATGCTTGTACCAAATAAGCCATAAATCGATGACTGACATAAATAAGGAGTAATAGTGCAGTCAACGCTAATAAGTTATATAGTATTTCACGAAATAAGTAGCGGCTGATGATCAAAAAAAACTCCATTATCTTTGCGTTATGAGTAATAAAAGAATACAATTTAACATGTTTACTAGCAATTTGTCATATTAAGCTATACTATTCCAAATAATAGTGTAAACTGAATATACAAAAATAAAGAAAATAAGAATGCTTTTAGCTATCAATTATTGATATAACTTTAACTGTTGAGAGTTAGCATGGAATTTAATGTAAAAAGTGGTCATCCGGAAAAACAACGTACTGCTTGCGTGGTGGTGGGTGTGTATGAGCCGCGACGTTTATCTGAAGTTGCTAAACAAATTGATGAAGTCAGTGGGGGACATCTTTCTTCTATATTGCGGCGTGGGGATTTGGAAGGTAAATCTGGGCAAACTTTATTATTACATAATGTTCCCGGAACCCTGGCCGATCGGGTATTACTGGTTGGCTGTGGACGTGAACGCGAATTAGGTGATACTCAATATCGTAAAGTTATTGCACATGCCATTCGGACTTTACATGAAACCGGATCCATGGAAACTGTTTGTTATTTAACTGAATTAAATGTGCGTGGCCGTGATACCGCTTGGCGTATTCGGCATGCCATTGAGACGGCACAAGCGACTTTATATAGTTTTGATCAATTAAAAAGTAAAAAAGATATTACCCGACGGCCGTTGCGTAAAATTGTTTTTAGCGTTGGCTCACGTCGTGAGTTAGCCTTAGCTGAACAAGCCAGTCGAGAAGCACAAAAAATTGCCGATGGTGTTAAATTAGCAAAAGATTTAGGTAATATGCCAGGTAATCTCTGTACGCCTTCTTATCTAGCCGATCAAGCTAAAACCCTTTGCAATTTACACGAAAAAATGTCTTGCAAAGTACTTATAGAAACTCATTTAGAAAAACAAGGTTTTAATGCGTTATTAGCGGTTGCTAAAGGCAGTGAACAACCCCCTCGATTAATTATTTTAGAGTATCGCGGGGGTAAAAAAAATGATCTGCCCATTGTTTTAGTCGGTAAAGGAGTGACTTTTGACTCCGGTGGCATTTCGATTAAACCTTCTAAAGATATGGATGAAATGAAGTTTGATATGTGTGGTGCAGCAGCGGTATTAGGGACTTTGTCTGCTGTCGCTGATTTACAATTACCGGTCAATTTAATCGGAATTATTCCCGCCGTCGAAAATTTGCCGAGTGGTAAAGCCACCAAACCGGGAGATATTGTGACCAGTTTATCCGGGCAAACCATTGAAATTCTGAATACCGATGCTGAGGGTCGCTTAATTTTATGTGATGCTTTAACCTATGCTGAGCGTTATAAACCCGATGTGGTTATTGATATTGCGACTTTAACGGGAGCTTGTGTTATTGCTTTAGGTAAACCAGCTCACGGGTTGTTTAGTAATCACAATCCCTTGACGAATGATTTACTGAATGCGGGTAGAATCAGTTGTGACCGCGCGTGGGAATTACCTTTATGGGATGATTATCAAGAACAACTGGATAGCCGCTTTGCTGATATTGCCAATATCGGTGGACGCGAAGCCGGCGCAATTACTGCGGCTTGCTTTCTTTCCCGATTTACTAAAAAATACCGTTGGGCGCATTTAGATATTGCGGGAACAGCCTGGTTAACCGGTAAAGAAAAAGGCGCTACTGGACGACCGGTGCCTTTATTAACCCAATACCTCATTGAACGTAGCCGTGAAGACGACCCCAATTTGATGACGACAATTCCTCTTCCTCCGATAACTCAAACAGAAGATGAGGATGAGGCTTAACTAAGCTTCATTCATTTTCACCTTCACCGTAAATACCCTCTCGCTAGATGAACAAGGATTGTCATGCCGCAAATTGACTTTTACATCCTACATACCAAAGCCAGGCAAGAAAGGGATCGTCTTGCCTGTCAATTGGTTGACAAAGCGTGGCACCAAGGTTACCGTACTTATATTCACACCCATTCTCTCATTCAAGCCAAACAACTGGATGATCTGCTCTGGACCTTTAAGGATACCAGTTTTTTACCACATGATATTTATCCGGAGGTGTTATCTTCAACTGCGCCAATCCGGATTGGTTATACTGACCAGCTCTGTGAAAAAATGGAAGTATTAATTAATTTAACGGCAACAGTACCCCCGTTTTTTGCACTGGTTAAACGCATTGCTGAAATTGTCGATGATACCCCGACTGCACGTGAAGCAGGTCGAGACCGCTATCGCTGTTATCAACAAACGGCGGATAATGTACTAAAAGTTCATGAAATTTATCGATAATAAAGGTAAAGCGCCGTCAACTACCCCGCCCTGAAGGGCGGAGCTTGTCAAAGCGAGGTTGACCAGACTAAGCCGCTAGCAATAGTGGCTACGCCACACTGAGGTCGTTAAGACTTACCAGCAGATGCTTCCTGAGTCTGCTGCTCTAAAAGACTTTAATCAAGCTGGGGCAAGGTAAAACCCCGAAGGTTTTAGTCGTTGTTGGCAACAGCAAGAGCCGCTGTGTGGCCTTGTCGAAGGGAGACTGTGAGCAATCACAACGTCACTAGGTGCGTAAGCACATAAAAGTTCGAGTTAAACATGGCCGTTTTTGTATTAGACAGACAGAAAAAACCATTAATGCCCTGCTCAGAAAAGCGAGCCAGACGGTTGCTAGAGCGTGGTCGTGCCGTGGTGGTGAAGCGGTATCCGTTCGCTATTCGGTTAAAAGACCGTGTGGGTGGTGAACTACAGCCTATTCGAGTCAAGCTAGACCCTGGCAGCAAGCAAACTGGCGTTGCCATCGTGCGCGAAAGCAAAAATATTGATACTGAAACTGGCGAAATAACCAGGAAAATCAACATACTTAGCTTGTTGCACCTCCATCATCGTGGCTTGGCAATCAGTGCCAATTTAACCTCACGTCGTGCTATGCGTAAGCGCAGAAGAAACAATCTACGTTACCGTGAAGCACGATTCGATAATCGTACTAAGCCAACCGGTTGGTTAGCCCCTTCCTTGCAACATCGTGTAGATACGGCGATAAGTTGGATTAAAAAGTTGCAACGAGTTGCACCCGTTACCGCACTTTCTCAAGAATTAGTACGGTTTGATCTGCAGCAATTGGAATCACCAGAAATCAGTGGGATTGAGTATCAGCAAGGCGAACTGCAAGGCTACGAAGTACGTAAATACTTGTTGGACAAGTGGGACAGAAAGTGTGCTTATTG
Encoded here:
- a CDS encoding leucyl aminopeptidase is translated as MEFNVKSGHPEKQRTACVVVGVYEPRRLSEVAKQIDEVSGGHLSSILRRGDLEGKSGQTLLLHNVPGTLADRVLLVGCGRERELGDTQYRKVIAHAIRTLHETGSMETVCYLTELNVRGRDTAWRIRHAIETAQATLYSFDQLKSKKDITRRPLRKIVFSVGSRRELALAEQASREAQKIADGVKLAKDLGNMPGNLCTPSYLADQAKTLCNLHEKMSCKVLIETHLEKQGFNALLAVAKGSEQPPRLIILEYRGGKKNDLPIVLVGKGVTFDSGGISIKPSKDMDEMKFDMCGAAAVLGTLSAVADLQLPVNLIGIIPAVENLPSGKATKPGDIVTSLSGQTIEILNTDAEGRLILCDALTYAERYKPDVVIDIATLTGACVIALGKPAHGLFSNHNPLTNDLLNAGRISCDRAWELPLWDDYQEQLDSRFADIANIGGREAGAITAACFLSRFTKKYRWAHLDIAGTAWLTGKEKGATGRPVPLLTQYLIERSREDDPNLMTTIPLPPITQTEDEDEA
- a CDS encoding molybdenum cofactor biosynthesis protein B, whose translation is MSTPQQFIPLKIAVLTVSDTRTEANDSSGKILVERLTTAGHQCADKVIVPDNIYQIRAVVSNWIVHPDIQVIISTGGTGVTGRDGTPEAIDPLLDKKLAGFGELFRALSYEEIQTSTIQSRALAGVANGTYIFCLPGSAGACKTAWDKIIQAQLDYRTRPCNFVELMPRLLET
- a CDS encoding DNA polymerase III chi subunit, HolC — encoded protein: MPQIDFYILHTKARQERDRLACQLVDKAWHQGYRTYIHTHSLIQAKQLDDLLWTFKDTSFLPHDIYPEVLSSTAPIRIGYTDQLCEKMEVLINLTATVPPFFALVKRIAEIVDDTPTAREAGRDRYRCYQQTADNVLKVHEIYR
- a CDS encoding signal transduction histidine kinase, with product MSILGQFRAFKEESLTRHTLFKIGIWIAVVIIFTNIITYLQVSTKIETQIFAQLKSYIAERGRGENNIFELALDNHELLKEVLLEQLQSPPDMNYQAIFDSHFTRYKDGVIRNRAEDFDGEKNSCVYIHPTLPLSNELKRLVVIFYQLTNQYGQAWLKRFDNTYIFTADNIFTRFSPDYPAWCEEAKPDFDVKQKEFYQLAELKNNPQRKSVWTGVYYDSEASQWFVSIITPVVLNGQNIAYIGNNIDLNELLERTLRQRLENGYNMIIAADGRLIVHPRWIYKMIERGGHFNIRTDGDTQLKHMFDLISAVETEDVVEDKENYQYLGVTKMETTGWYFVVVFPKVFFAQIAWETAQLILILGSLSLLIVLSILYVIMHRQIAKPLTELLVATRRLGNHDFNMHFDFKRKDELGRLAESFQTMAMILGAREQQLLDYANDLEIYTLELTRAKEAAEAANITKSQFIANVSHELRTPLNAIIGYSEMLQEDAVDFGEEGFISDLQKIHTAGRHLLGLINDILDISKIEAGKMDIYTETFDIQSLLDEVVITVQPLVTKSGNTLLIEYGDNLSEMHADLTKIRQSLLNLLSNASKFTEKGVITLSVKRHSLIPGDKRSDWFEFRITDTGIGMTDTQKRKLFQAFTQVDASTTRKYGGTGLGLAITKRFTEMMGGNISVESELGRGSTFKIRLPAKVIIGKAAATLEIQMKTPTPPSPVKPIEVKSITNTTQSI
- a CDS encoding CDP-6-deoxy-delta-3,4-glucoseen reductase — protein: MPQLLSLSRAARLVGITRSALQKSIQSGQLSTFEGKVTVTDLLRAYPETQMENTTMLERVERIKIEAIYEQRRSDTTTLPHPEILMARLTKLSKELVSTKNELKKYLELIEALWQKITELEQIEDAQLRSHCHALYEWLVSEKQSYSQIINEAVIQLLAKDTVLRIMAAHVKLIPSGHEFFIEGSASILEAALQAGIALNYGCSSGNCGLCKARVVVGEVQKIRQHDYVISEAEKLMGYKLMCAHTAITDLIIEAEEAHHVTDIPFQQIEAKVKKLEKVTPDSLILSLQTPRTKTLRFFAGQMVTLRLEGGLSGHYFIASCPCDGRNLEFHLDQSADNSLTELAFKQLKLGQSVNIEGPKGDFVLQENSTRPALFMAYSHGFAPIKSLLEHAFALDTIASFHLYWLASHENGFYQNNLCRAWADALDSFQYTPLVATNDELSLKQALSSILLEYSDLSRFEVYIAGPELFITVVKGLLQQHQLPTTQLHSAASA
- a CDS encoding permease, with the translated sequence MIISRYLFREILYNLLALTALLLLIYVSHRFMAYLVQASTGILPAAFIFQLVALRLLTDLMLILPLSFFLALLLALGRLYKDNEITAMAACGIPVPVMSIFISSFIFAGVISLLSLILAPWAENQRDILITQLQTVAEVGGIAAGRFKEFSQGKGTFYVEKLDNKTNTMQTLFVQINLPNKRITLVAKQGYQIMDKGELYLVLVDGHRYENQPGSLNYTITQFSEHHIRIPKKIDNHRGENQAALPTGSLFQKMAPIYQAELQWRLSLPIMVVLLAGLAIPLSHTTPRQSHYFKIVIGILIYLIYNNLLSIFKKWVEREEISPWIGIGWVHLGLLLIILILFNFSKLKLKYRYWISWLFASRKC